In one Mucilaginibacter ginsenosidivorax genomic region, the following are encoded:
- a CDS encoding SusC/RagA family TonB-linked outer membrane protein encodes MDKNLQKRVKYQISLIIAGIFLYISAHAQTVSITGKITGADDGQPMPGVSIKIKGTVLGTISSIDGSYNIAAEPGKVLVFNFLGYAPQEITVKQAGAINVRLSSNSSNLNEVVVIGYAKAKRKDVTGSISSLSGASLRQTQPTTFDQALQGKVAGVVVQQVSGQPGGGVSIQIRGVSSITGSNSPLYVIDGIIIPPVGDPGSGSNPLNTINPAEIESIDVLKDASATAIYGSQATNGVVVITTKRGKAGAPQISYDLYGGYQEIAKRMPAVNLPQFASIINDRSVAWGFDFRPQFANPQYLGPGTDWQKALFRKAPEMSHTITVSGGDDRTQYLLSTSYFDQTGIALGSDFKRSSVRLNLDNKTTKWLKIGTSLQLVHVDENVAATGNSVINTALSVTPDIAVVNQDGSYGGQTDPNGWVAAFPNPVALAKLIKDQRRRNQIFGNVYAEIQLAKELSLRSELSGNFDFSTEDRFSPTFKFGKGNISQNYGSSNSYQNFYTVIRNFLNYYHNFKPVHIDALAGHESQEGTFQNVGAYRRNFASDNVQAINAGDYTTATNFGDNSQSTPTGGSAQESWFGRFNVSLHDRYMLTGNVRNDGSSNFPSNHRWVTTYSGGFAWKINNETFLKGVKSINELKLRLGYGVTNNQGIPGNTFVTQLNTVASSLSGTAQSQNNLANPDVRWEKTNYYNAGIDGTFFNGRLSFTLDVYDREVHGLLLQVPLPEYSATVAGWGPGAMQAPYANVGSLSNKGVDFQINSTNINSKNFSWKTGFTISRNINKVTSLGAGGDQANLSQKTYLPQVNDIVEKTVVGQPIGEFYGYVFDGIFSKPSDFLTHARPADANGNPYPVSAAGGGIWYGDRMFKDLNGDGVIDSRDETFLGSPLPKFQYGINNTFTYKNFDLNIFFSGSYGNKVFNQMAVPENDPGNHGTFFTSVLNYAKLALVDPNGSASDVNNVYVTNPNTTIVGLRNDNTNGNNRPNSLMFEDASYLRCKNITLGYRLPESLLSKIGVHSVRVFATVANAFVITKYKGMDPEIGSWNPLQAGWDGGYYPQPRVVTMGANITLK; translated from the coding sequence ATGGATAAAAATTTACAAAAGAGAGTGAAATACCAAATTTCATTAATTATCGCGGGCATATTTCTTTATATATCTGCACATGCACAAACCGTAAGTATTACGGGGAAAATAACAGGCGCCGACGATGGCCAGCCAATGCCGGGCGTAAGCATCAAAATTAAAGGGACAGTCCTGGGCACAATCTCCAGCATTGATGGCAGCTATAATATAGCCGCTGAGCCAGGCAAAGTGCTTGTTTTTAACTTTTTAGGCTATGCGCCACAGGAAATAACTGTTAAGCAAGCCGGTGCAATTAACGTCAGGCTCAGTTCAAATTCCAGCAATTTGAACGAGGTTGTTGTTATTGGTTATGCTAAGGCAAAAAGAAAAGACGTTACAGGGTCTATAAGTTCATTATCAGGAGCCAGTTTGCGCCAAACGCAGCCAACTACTTTTGACCAGGCCTTGCAGGGCAAAGTTGCAGGGGTTGTGGTTCAACAGGTGTCGGGCCAGCCTGGTGGCGGGGTATCAATTCAAATACGTGGCGTGTCGTCGATAACCGGCTCTAATTCGCCATTGTACGTAATAGATGGTATTATTATTCCACCGGTGGGTGATCCCGGAAGCGGTTCAAATCCATTAAATACTATCAATCCTGCCGAAATTGAATCAATAGATGTATTGAAAGATGCTTCGGCAACAGCCATATACGGTTCGCAGGCAACCAATGGCGTAGTTGTTATCACTACAAAAAGGGGTAAAGCCGGGGCACCGCAGATATCGTATGATCTTTATGGCGGTTACCAGGAAATAGCAAAGCGGATGCCTGCGGTGAATTTGCCGCAGTTTGCGTCTATCATTAACGACCGGTCTGTTGCCTGGGGGTTTGATTTCAGGCCCCAATTTGCCAATCCTCAATATTTAGGCCCCGGTACCGACTGGCAAAAAGCATTATTCCGGAAAGCGCCCGAGATGAGCCACACAATTACCGTAAGCGGTGGAGACGACAGAACCCAATATTTACTGTCAACCTCGTATTTTGACCAGACCGGGATAGCCCTTGGCTCTGATTTTAAAAGATCCTCGGTAAGGCTGAATTTAGATAACAAAACAACTAAATGGCTAAAAATAGGAACGAGCCTTCAGTTGGTGCATGTTGATGAAAATGTAGCTGCGACCGGTAATAGTGTAATCAATACCGCGCTAAGCGTTACTCCAGATATTGCGGTAGTCAACCAAGACGGCTCCTATGGTGGTCAAACCGACCCCAACGGTTGGGTGGCAGCTTTTCCCAACCCGGTGGCATTAGCAAAACTTATCAAAGACCAAAGAAGGAGGAATCAAATATTCGGTAATGTATATGCCGAAATACAGTTGGCTAAAGAACTGTCGCTGCGGAGTGAGCTATCCGGTAACTTCGATTTTAGTACAGAAGATAGGTTTTCACCAACTTTTAAATTTGGTAAAGGTAACATCAGCCAGAACTATGGTTCCTCTAATTCCTACCAAAATTTTTATACGGTAATACGCAACTTTTTAAATTACTATCATAATTTCAAACCAGTTCATATTGATGCTTTAGCAGGGCACGAATCGCAGGAAGGCACTTTCCAAAATGTTGGCGCCTACCGAAGGAATTTTGCTTCAGACAATGTGCAGGCAATCAATGCCGGTGATTATACCACGGCCACAAACTTCGGCGATAATTCACAATCTACCCCTACCGGCGGTTCTGCACAAGAATCCTGGTTCGGCCGTTTCAATGTTTCCTTGCATGACAGATACATGCTAACAGGCAACGTACGGAATGATGGTTCTTCAAATTTTCCAAGCAACCATCGTTGGGTTACTACCTATTCGGGTGGATTCGCCTGGAAAATTAATAACGAGACATTTTTGAAAGGTGTGAAGAGTATAAATGAATTGAAACTAAGGCTTGGTTATGGGGTAACTAACAACCAGGGCATACCGGGCAATACCTTTGTAACCCAACTTAACACGGTTGCAAGTAGCTTATCAGGTACCGCACAGTCTCAAAACAATTTGGCAAATCCGGACGTGAGGTGGGAAAAAACCAATTATTATAATGCAGGAATTGACGGAACATTTTTTAATGGGCGGTTAAGTTTTACACTTGATGTTTACGACCGCGAAGTACATGGTCTCTTATTACAGGTGCCGCTTCCGGAATACTCAGCTACTGTAGCGGGTTGGGGGCCGGGGGCCATGCAAGCGCCTTATGCCAATGTCGGCTCGCTGAGTAACAAAGGGGTCGACTTCCAGATCAACTCTACAAATATTAATTCTAAAAATTTTAGCTGGAAAACCGGTTTTACCATATCGCGGAACATTAATAAAGTGACCAGTTTAGGTGCTGGTGGAGACCAGGCTAACTTAAGCCAGAAAACTTATCTTCCACAGGTTAACGACATAGTAGAAAAAACAGTGGTGGGCCAGCCCATTGGCGAATTTTATGGTTATGTATTTGATGGGATTTTTTCAAAGCCAAGTGATTTTCTAACTCATGCCCGGCCTGCTGACGCAAACGGTAACCCCTATCCTGTTTCTGCGGCAGGAGGAGGTATCTGGTACGGCGATCGTATGTTCAAGGATTTGAACGGCGACGGTGTCATCGACTCAAGGGACGAAACCTTTTTAGGCTCGCCGCTCCCAAAATTCCAGTACGGTATCAACAATACATTTACCTACAAAAATTTCGATCTGAATATTTTCTTCAGTGGCAGCTATGGCAACAAGGTATTCAATCAAATGGCTGTACCGGAAAACGATCCGGGAAATCATGGCACTTTTTTTACATCGGTACTAAACTATGCGAAACTGGCTCTGGTAGATCCTAACGGCTCCGCCTCCGATGTTAACAATGTATATGTTACCAACCCGAATACAACGATTGTAGGCCTGAGAAATGATAACACCAACGGTAATAACCGTCCTAATAGTTTGATGTTTGAGGATGCTTCATACCTGCGTTGCAAAAATATCACCTTAGGTTATAGGTTGCCAGAAAGCCTTTTATCCAAAATAGGCGTGCATTCAGTTAGGGTGTTTGCTACTGTGGCTAATGCATTTGTAATTACAAAATATAAGGGCATGGATCCTGAGATAGGCTCGTGGAACCCGCTTCAGGCAGGTTGGGACGGCGGTTATTATCCGCAGCCAAGGGTAGTTACCATGGGTGCAAACATAACCTTAAAATAA
- a CDS encoding cellulase family glycosylhydrolase, with product MKKMYFFKSVIFFTAIIALLACKKAKSPAPELMVSMSTMMFAPDGGSQDITVTSNADWNISNPAFSWLQLSATSGTSGSTVIHVTVTSPNGTGASQSAILNISSSNGQARRLTVTQAPTLYPSYNKSPIAPDMTGVASTAVQLAAKMGTGMGMNFGNTMDSPNDGDWVTGKITDAQVKFVKQIGFSAVRIPMNWVWTHLSDRKKATIDPAWLARVKEVVGYCVNNGVYVIVNAHADLGWLEDNVNALKKDSVNAMQKAIWEQIATTLRNFDEHLIFAGTNEAKADNAGQMAILNGYHETFIKAVRSTGGRNAYRVLVVQGPHTNTSITHTLMTTMPHDPVPNKLMLEVHDYTPFQFTLMDADASWGKMVYYWGAGNVSTIEPDRNNTPGNGEEAAIAAQHQLMKQDFVDKGIPVVLGEYSTMRRNDPHNPMPKDTLMHNRSVDYWTKYVTKTAKTNGMLPFFWEVGQMLDRANNVIKDQRMYNALVAGYKQ from the coding sequence ATGAAAAAAATGTATTTTTTTAAATCAGTAATATTTTTTACTGCGATTATTGCACTTCTCGCATGTAAAAAGGCGAAAAGTCCGGCTCCAGAACTCATGGTTAGTATGTCGACCATGATGTTTGCGCCTGATGGTGGAAGTCAGGACATTACCGTTACCAGCAATGCCGACTGGAACATAAGCAACCCTGCTTTTTCATGGCTGCAACTAAGTGCTACATCCGGCACGAGCGGCAGTACCGTTATTCATGTAACAGTGACATCGCCAAATGGCACCGGGGCAAGCCAGTCTGCCATTTTAAACATAAGTTCGTCAAACGGGCAGGCAAGAAGGTTGACGGTTACCCAGGCCCCCACCTTATACCCAAGTTATAATAAATCGCCTATAGCGCCAGACATGACTGGAGTGGCCAGTACTGCCGTGCAACTGGCTGCAAAAATGGGAACGGGAATGGGAATGAATTTTGGCAATACCATGGACTCCCCGAACGATGGTGATTGGGTGACTGGTAAAATTACCGACGCCCAGGTGAAATTTGTAAAGCAAATAGGTTTCAGTGCTGTGCGGATTCCCATGAACTGGGTTTGGACCCATTTAAGCGATCGGAAAAAGGCAACTATTGACCCTGCATGGCTTGCGCGAGTGAAAGAGGTGGTTGGATATTGTGTGAATAATGGTGTGTATGTGATAGTAAATGCTCACGCGGATCTTGGCTGGCTGGAAGATAATGTCAACGCGTTAAAGAAAGATTCCGTTAATGCAATGCAAAAGGCGATTTGGGAGCAGATTGCTACAACCTTGCGTAATTTTGACGAGCACCTTATATTTGCCGGCACGAATGAAGCCAAGGCTGATAATGCCGGGCAAATGGCCATACTCAATGGTTATCACGAAACATTCATCAAAGCAGTTCGCTCTACCGGAGGCAGGAACGCTTACCGGGTGCTGGTTGTGCAGGGGCCTCACACTAATACTTCTATAACCCATACTTTGATGACTACTATGCCTCACGACCCGGTACCTAACAAGTTGATGCTCGAGGTGCACGACTATACGCCTTTTCAATTTACGCTAATGGATGCAGATGCAAGCTGGGGTAAAATGGTTTATTACTGGGGGGCTGGAAATGTTTCTACTATTGAGCCAGACCGCAACAACACCCCTGGAAATGGAGAAGAGGCTGCGATCGCTGCTCAACACCAATTGATGAAACAGGATTTTGTTGATAAAGGTATCCCTGTGGTGCTGGGTGAATATTCAACCATGAGGAGGAATGACCCTCATAATCCTATGCCTAAGGATACGTTGATGCACAACAGGTCTGTGGATTACTGGACAAAATATGTGACCAAAACAGCTAAAACGAATGGTATGCTGCCATTTTTTTGGGAGGTAGGGCAAATGTTAGACAGGGCTAATAATGTGATAAAAGACCAGCGTATGTATAATGCCCTTGTGGCTGGATATAAACAGTAA
- a CDS encoding RagB/SusD family nutrient uptake outer membrane protein gives MRSIHKIIVVLLFAAAIAGCKKSFLDRPSNSQISSVNFYKTTSDLRLATASLYGGQTWWQFSNEAWIQLGDVLAGNASFPYNGDLVQLFTRTVTSSNNLMTNGWVGLYNTVGQCNGVINAIQKQASSSISAKDKNAAIAEARFIRAVAYYHLAVYFGDVPIIEDNSKLIKDPLLNRNILSDVYKFAANDLTYAANNLPKTDDKGRVTTWSAQGMLGKVYLTMAGLGQSGGQRDQKLLDSAKKYAGNVCKNSNLQLFGQNDPNHQGYYDYFRPANNDNPESLFSLQWVGGTGYGNGNAIQLLFSPNSILVPQRGGAWEPLQPTYDLYLNYSHKDSIRRKATFMLTGDHYPELDQIDGGYKATQPGLKKHVIGTEKDNNSPSMDAWSDIEHNTILRLADVYLVYAEAILGNNGSTSDGDALKYFNLVRARAGVDPVLSLNAATLLKERRIELAYEGQYWIDLVRYSYYDPANAVQFVNSADVNHARISFTYDPATKKTTRDSIAPPITLPATISSFRLPIPASEMVSDPKLLDPPVPYY, from the coding sequence ATGAGATCAATTCACAAAATTATCGTCGTCCTGTTATTTGCAGCCGCAATAGCCGGATGTAAAAAGAGTTTTTTGGACCGCCCGTCCAACTCGCAGATCAGTTCTGTTAATTTTTATAAAACCACTTCCGATTTGCGGCTGGCTACAGCAAGCCTGTACGGCGGTCAAACCTGGTGGCAATTCAGCAATGAGGCCTGGATACAACTTGGCGACGTATTGGCCGGTAACGCCAGTTTTCCGTATAACGGCGATCTGGTACAGCTTTTTACACGTACCGTTACCAGCTCAAATAATCTTATGACCAATGGCTGGGTTGGGTTGTACAATACCGTAGGGCAATGTAATGGCGTTATTAATGCTATACAGAAACAGGCGTCTTCGTCCATTTCGGCAAAAGACAAAAATGCGGCTATAGCCGAGGCAAGGTTTATACGTGCCGTAGCTTATTATCACCTGGCGGTTTATTTTGGAGATGTACCAATTATCGAAGATAACAGCAAACTGATAAAAGATCCGTTGCTTAACCGCAATATTCTTTCAGATGTCTATAAATTCGCTGCTAACGACCTGACTTATGCAGCAAATAATCTCCCAAAAACGGATGACAAAGGCCGGGTAACTACCTGGTCGGCACAAGGGATGCTGGGCAAGGTGTATTTAACAATGGCAGGTTTAGGCCAAAGTGGCGGGCAGCGCGACCAGAAATTGCTTGACAGTGCCAAAAAGTATGCGGGCAACGTGTGTAAAAATAGCAATTTACAGCTTTTTGGGCAGAATGATCCGAACCATCAAGGTTATTATGACTATTTCAGGCCGGCAAATAACGATAACCCTGAATCATTATTTTCTTTACAATGGGTTGGGGGCACAGGTTATGGAAATGGCAACGCCATACAACTCCTTTTTTCGCCAAATTCAATCCTTGTCCCTCAACGGGGAGGCGCATGGGAGCCCCTGCAGCCAACCTACGATTTATACCTGAATTATTCCCATAAAGATTCCATACGCCGCAAAGCTACTTTTATGCTCACCGGGGATCATTATCCAGAATTAGATCAAATCGATGGTGGTTATAAGGCAACCCAGCCGGGCTTGAAGAAACACGTTATTGGCACCGAAAAAGATAACAATTCGCCATCAATGGATGCCTGGTCAGATATTGAACACAATACAATTCTTAGGTTGGCCGATGTGTACCTGGTATATGCCGAGGCTATTCTCGGGAATAATGGTTCTACATCCGATGGGGATGCTCTTAAATATTTCAACCTGGTGCGCGCAAGGGCTGGCGTAGATCCTGTTCTTTCGCTGAACGCCGCAACATTGCTTAAAGAAAGAAGAATTGAACTTGCTTATGAAGGGCAATACTGGATAGACTTGGTTAGATATTCTTATTATGATCCGGCTAATGCCGTGCAGTTCGTTAATAGTGCGGATGTTAATCATGCCCGTATTTCGTTTACTTATGACCCTGCAACAAAAAAAACTACAAGAGATTCAATTGCGCCACCAATTACGCTTCCGGCAACTATAAGCTCATTTAGGCTGCCAATTCCGGCATCTGAGATGGTCTCCGACCCCAAATTGCTGGATCCACCGGTACCTTATTATTAA
- a CDS encoding family 43 glycosylhydrolase — MNNIINMRKGLGIFLALQLFFTLLSFSCNKKQAAPQPQLQFTVSSVQVVFGSEGSSSNVSITSNGTWTATTNSSTIWFTISQSSGGPGNVMLKLNAEANNTGAGRDAIVTIKASNGDTKQIKVSQPDNQNLEAKFARVSPKLLTNNGNPLLDFMFTADPTAIEYNGRVYVYATNDNQQYEKVGKNGHNSAESIRALVMMSSADMVNWTYHGLINTAVLAPWNASSWAPSIESRMEADGKTHFYMYYSNNAFGTAMLTATSPVGPWKDPLGKNLVDRSVPGVDVDVPYDPGVVIDGQGTGWLVFGAGTPKTKYMPDNARIVKLGADMISLAGSISKIPAPYFNEASDLNYINGTWVYSYCTNWDERTVWPYSNIAKPTACNISYMTSKTPLDPNSWQYRDNYFRNPGENVGDKIGPLTNNHSHLFKFQGKWYFAYHAMYLQDYFNTAGGFRNVGIEEATVDEGNGVNIPMINGTFKGPSQTHLLNPFVVQQAETTAGTSGHVQFDTVGTVGNMVAKGQIDKQCLMVRGADFSKQIPSKFEARVKGTGRIDVYVNNLKGPALVSLMCDAKDWTTLSKQIELNIPKGVGNIYFVFYGEGFLFDEWKFY; from the coding sequence ATGAACAATATAATAAATATGAGAAAGGGTCTTGGTATATTTTTAGCCTTACAACTCTTTTTCACATTGCTTTCTTTTTCCTGTAATAAGAAACAGGCTGCGCCTCAACCTCAACTTCAATTCACTGTTTCGTCTGTGCAAGTTGTTTTTGGGTCGGAAGGAAGTAGTTCTAATGTTTCTATCACCAGCAATGGTACTTGGACAGCGACAACCAATAGCTCAACTATATGGTTCACGATAAGTCAGTCATCGGGAGGTCCGGGAAATGTTATGCTTAAATTAAATGCGGAAGCTAACAACACGGGGGCTGGCCGCGATGCTATAGTGACTATCAAAGCTTCGAATGGTGATACCAAACAAATTAAAGTTTCACAGCCAGATAATCAAAATCTGGAAGCAAAATTCGCAAGAGTTTCGCCGAAACTTCTCACCAATAATGGGAATCCTTTATTAGATTTTATGTTTACGGCCGACCCAACAGCTATAGAATACAATGGAAGAGTTTATGTGTATGCCACGAATGATAACCAACAGTATGAGAAGGTAGGAAAGAATGGACACAATAGTGCTGAGTCTATCCGTGCACTGGTCATGATGTCTTCCGCTGATATGGTTAACTGGACTTATCATGGCCTCATAAATACAGCAGTACTGGCGCCATGGAATGCTTCGTCCTGGGCGCCTTCTATTGAATCCAGAATGGAAGCAGATGGTAAAACGCATTTCTATATGTATTACTCCAATAACGCTTTTGGCACAGCCATGCTTACTGCCACCTCTCCCGTTGGCCCCTGGAAAGACCCATTAGGAAAGAACTTAGTCGACCGCTCTGTCCCCGGTGTGGATGTCGATGTTCCATACGATCCCGGAGTTGTGATTGACGGCCAAGGTACAGGCTGGCTTGTTTTTGGAGCCGGAACGCCTAAAACAAAGTATATGCCGGATAATGCCAGAATCGTCAAATTAGGAGCGGATATGATCAGTTTGGCCGGCAGTATTTCTAAGATACCCGCTCCTTATTTTAACGAGGCCAGCGACCTTAACTATATCAACGGAACCTGGGTTTATAGCTATTGTACAAATTGGGATGAACGCACCGTATGGCCTTATAGCAATATTGCTAAACCAACCGCATGCAACATATCTTATATGACGAGTAAAACACCCTTAGATCCGAATAGTTGGCAGTATCGCGATAATTATTTTAGAAATCCTGGCGAAAACGTGGGTGACAAAATAGGTCCTTTGACAAACAATCACTCTCACTTGTTCAAGTTTCAAGGGAAATGGTATTTTGCTTACCATGCCATGTATTTACAGGATTATTTTAACACTGCGGGCGGTTTTCGTAATGTGGGTATCGAAGAAGCAACGGTGGATGAAGGGAATGGCGTGAATATCCCTATGATCAACGGAACTTTTAAAGGTCCGTCACAAACTCACCTATTAAATCCGTTCGTTGTGCAGCAAGCAGAAACCACCGCAGGTACTTCGGGGCACGTCCAGTTCGATACTGTTGGTACTGTGGGTAATATGGTTGCCAAAGGGCAAATAGATAAACAATGTCTCATGGTCCGGGGTGCCGATTTTAGCAAACAGATTCCTTCCAAATTCGAAGCCCGGGTGAAAGGAACAGGTAGAATTGATGTTTATGTAAATAATCTTAAAGGCCCGGCTCTTGTTTCCCTTATGTGTGATGCGAAGGACTGGACTACGCTCTCAAAGCAAATAGAACTGAACATACCTAAAGGAGTGGGGAATATCTATTTTGTATTTTATGGAGAGGGTTTTTTGTTTGATGAATGGAAATTTTATTAA
- a CDS encoding glycan-binding surface protein has protein sequence MKKNLDIRLYLLPLLLMVVALLPACKKNIESSSNPPVITGVRSYVASPNDTVLTSAVPKGQWVVITGQNLKSATRIEFDGVPATFNSVLFAENSAVVQIPQITFSTIDTAKLYTVKVTTTGGAASFNFKLGPPAPVVWGISDVFAAPGDSVYLFGGNLLFVKSLTYGGLPVPHFNTTLYGDSLGFVMPSGVQSSKLVIVTAKSGTAMDSITAKPIITGISYVNPKLGDSVYVYGAYLKTISSFSFGGATITNFTEGPRGAYVKFVAPDENSYSSGPVTIVTSYGTASTVNKVNTQNNDKVGLLGDFEWGDNFGFGWAQFEHLTGEWEYPQFNGPMGKDHSQMMVIDCPKDNPVLAAGAKQDIPLGNSNTGNHWVPVANITDPPANWAFQFDISVAKPWMGGTLLIKTRFAGDTYVARYEPWKSSKAGFQTRGWETVIIPLSAFKSTVDQLGDGVSITRISDLLGPTGANPYDMYLQNFGSSSIETGFYAAIDNIRCVKIK, from the coding sequence ATGAAAAAAAATTTAGACATCCGCTTGTATTTATTGCCGCTATTACTGATGGTGGTGGCTTTATTGCCAGCTTGTAAAAAAAATATTGAGAGCTCTTCTAACCCACCGGTAATTACAGGCGTTAGGAGTTATGTTGCTTCACCCAATGACACTGTTTTAACCAGTGCCGTTCCAAAGGGCCAATGGGTGGTGATAACCGGGCAGAATTTAAAAAGTGCAACCCGAATAGAATTTGACGGCGTACCCGCAACTTTCAATTCTGTATTATTTGCGGAAAATAGCGCTGTTGTGCAAATTCCCCAGATAACGTTTTCAACTATTGACACAGCGAAGCTTTATACAGTAAAGGTTACAACAACAGGGGGGGCCGCCTCGTTCAATTTTAAACTGGGTCCGCCAGCGCCTGTTGTTTGGGGCATTTCAGATGTATTTGCCGCCCCGGGCGATTCGGTTTATCTTTTTGGTGGGAATTTGCTATTTGTAAAGAGCTTAACGTATGGAGGACTCCCCGTTCCACATTTTAATACAACTTTGTATGGAGACTCTCTTGGGTTTGTGATGCCGAGCGGAGTACAAAGCAGCAAACTGGTAATAGTAACGGCTAAATCTGGTACGGCCATGGATAGCATAACTGCGAAGCCAATCATTACCGGCATTTCCTACGTTAATCCCAAACTTGGCGATTCGGTTTATGTTTATGGTGCTTACCTTAAGACTATCTCGTCATTTTCTTTTGGCGGTGCTACTATTACTAATTTTACAGAAGGTCCACGTGGCGCTTATGTGAAATTTGTAGCTCCTGATGAGAACAGCTACTCAAGTGGGCCAGTGACCATTGTTACCAGTTATGGAACGGCTTCTACTGTTAATAAAGTAAATACTCAAAATAACGATAAAGTAGGTCTTTTAGGAGATTTTGAGTGGGGTGATAATTTTGGTTTTGGCTGGGCCCAATTTGAACATTTAACCGGGGAGTGGGAATATCCCCAATTTAATGGTCCCATGGGAAAAGATCATAGTCAGATGATGGTTATTGATTGTCCTAAAGATAACCCTGTTTTAGCTGCCGGTGCTAAGCAAGACATCCCATTGGGTAATTCTAATACGGGTAATCACTGGGTGCCTGTGGCAAATATTACAGATCCTCCTGCAAACTGGGCTTTTCAATTTGACATAAGTGTGGCCAAGCCATGGATGGGAGGTACTCTTCTTATTAAAACTCGATTTGCAGGTGACACTTATGTTGCGCGTTACGAGCCATGGAAAAGTAGTAAAGCTGGTTTTCAAACGAGAGGTTGGGAAACCGTAATTATTCCTTTATCTGCGTTCAAATCAACAGTTGACCAATTGGGCGATGGTGTATCAATTACCCGCATAAGCGATTTATTAGGTCCTACCGGTGCGAATCCTTATGATATGTACCTTCAAAATTTTGGTTCTTCGTCTATTGAAACTGGTTTTTATGCCGCTATCGACAATATTAGGTGTGTGAAAATTAAATAA